From Rhodococcus sp. B7740, one genomic window encodes:
- a CDS encoding DUF1761 domain-containing protein, whose product MNWLYVAVAAVVYYALGALWFGPLFGRAWDRSIGHDRAQTGGRFPLSYYVVPLCCSVATTIVISLVLDAIDADAVTSGVLVGLGVGLASAAASLTNALTPHTPQPFVFGAVTASYHLTGATVAGAILGVVP is encoded by the coding sequence GTGAACTGGCTGTATGTAGCCGTGGCGGCGGTTGTGTACTACGCCCTCGGCGCGCTCTGGTTCGGTCCCCTGTTCGGGCGTGCGTGGGATCGTTCGATCGGGCATGATCGGGCGCAGACGGGCGGCCGATTCCCGTTGTCCTACTACGTGGTTCCGCTCTGCTGCTCGGTGGCGACGACCATCGTGATCTCTCTCGTTCTCGACGCCATCGACGCGGACGCCGTGACATCGGGCGTACTCGTCGGCCTCGGTGTCGGATTGGCCTCCGCTGCAGCATCATTGACCAACGCGCTGACGCCCCACACTCCGCAACCATTCGTCTTCGGAGCTGTCACCGCAAGCTATCACCTCACGGGAGCAACAGTAGCGGGCGCGATCCTCGGAGTCGTTCCGTGA